One Prolixibacteraceae bacterium DNA segment encodes these proteins:
- a CDS encoding TonB-dependent receptor has protein sequence MRTTLLTLLITIFSLGAQAQHMITGRVQDKQKNTLAGAVVHVKELDKATITDPNGEFTIKNLNKGDYTLEITFIGFEKAEYMVEVPNKKPLKITLSPSLESLDEVLVEATRAGEKAPFTYSNVSKESLEERNTGQDLPYLLNNTPSLVVTSDAGTGIGYTSMKIRGTDQSRINITIDGIPLNDAESQGVFWVNMPDMGSSVENIQVQRGVGTSTNGAAAFGATVNIQTAAPSSEPYAEVQSMGGSFATTKNTLKAGTGLINNRFSVDVRGSLIHSDGFIDRASSDLQSLFFAAGYYGDKDVVRFNAFTGIEKTYQAWSGVPLDSLNAGNRTYNPEGKYTDADGNIKYYDDQTDNYHQTHYQLFYTHIFNEEASLNFALHTTIGDGYYQSYKDNKKPSSFGITTSDEKMDFITQKWLDNIFYGFTTSYRQNFTIGTLVVGGALNKYDGDHFGKILWAEKVNVPYEQEWYRGNGTKIDGNVYAKFTANITEELSVMGDLQYRNVDYTISGIDDNMEDIGQSYNYNFFNPKVGLYYQLSENLNSYASFAIAHKEPKRTDFVDAPNDQKPTPEKLADWELGLEGKFHKFQFGVNLYYMNYTDQLVNTGKLNNVGSTIMINTPDSYRAGVEITAGARVFDWMDLSGNISLSKNKIQDFVSYTDQYDENWVPLGEQKREDLGETDIAYSPNVVGNIMAKFHINDQISIDWISQYVGKQYLDNTSSEDRKLDAYSFTNLKATYDFTIRPLKQSSIWFQANNIFNQKYESNGWVYSYYLGGERNNSIGLYPQAGANWAIGLTLRL, from the coding sequence ATGAGAACAACATTATTAACACTACTCATTACGATCTTTTCTTTGGGTGCGCAAGCCCAACATATGATCACAGGTCGTGTCCAAGACAAACAAAAAAATACACTTGCAGGTGCAGTAGTTCACGTGAAAGAACTAGACAAAGCAACCATCACCGATCCTAATGGGGAGTTCACCATTAAGAATTTAAACAAAGGGGATTATACTCTAGAAATCACTTTTATCGGCTTCGAAAAGGCGGAATATATGGTAGAAGTACCAAATAAAAAGCCTCTAAAAATCACACTGTCTCCCTCTTTAGAGTCTTTGGATGAGGTATTGGTAGAAGCAACACGTGCTGGAGAGAAAGCACCATTTACCTACTCTAATGTTAGTAAAGAGTCTCTAGAAGAGCGAAACACAGGGCAAGACCTTCCCTACCTTCTAAACAACACCCCATCGTTGGTTGTAACCTCAGATGCAGGTACAGGGATTGGATATACCTCGATGAAAATTCGTGGTACCGACCAATCAAGAATTAATATTACCATCGATGGAATCCCACTGAACGACGCTGAAAGCCAAGGTGTTTTTTGGGTGAATATGCCTGATATGGGTTCTTCTGTTGAAAATATTCAGGTACAACGTGGAGTTGGTACTTCAACCAATGGTGCAGCCGCTTTTGGTGCCACAGTGAACATACAGACCGCAGCTCCTAGTTCAGAGCCGTACGCAGAAGTGCAAAGTATGGGAGGTTCGTTTGCAACCACTAAAAACACCTTAAAAGCTGGAACAGGATTGATCAACAACCGTTTTAGTGTAGATGTCCGAGGAAGTTTAATTCATAGTGATGGTTTCATCGACAGAGCTAGTTCTGATCTACAGTCATTGTTTTTCGCAGCGGGTTATTATGGAGATAAAGATGTGGTACGTTTTAACGCATTCACAGGAATAGAGAAGACCTATCAAGCATGGAGCGGAGTCCCTTTAGACTCATTAAACGCAGGAAATAGAACCTACAACCCAGAGGGAAAGTACACCGATGCCGACGGGAATATTAAATATTACGATGACCAAACAGACAACTATCATCAAACCCATTACCAACTATTCTACACCCATATTTTCAACGAAGAAGCATCATTAAATTTTGCGCTTCACACGACTATTGGTGATGGTTATTACCAAAGCTATAAGGACAACAAAAAGCCAAGTAGCTTCGGAATTACGACATCAGATGAGAAGATGGATTTCATCACCCAAAAGTGGCTCGACAATATATTCTATGGTTTTACGACTTCATACCGTCAAAACTTCACCATTGGAACACTGGTTGTTGGGGGTGCTTTAAACAAGTATGATGGCGATCACTTTGGTAAAATTTTATGGGCAGAAAAGGTAAATGTTCCTTATGAACAAGAGTGGTATCGTGGAAATGGAACAAAAATTGACGGAAATGTTTATGCCAAGTTCACTGCGAATATTACAGAAGAACTTTCTGTAATGGGAGACCTACAATATCGAAATGTAGATTATACCATCTCCGGAATAGACGACAATATGGAAGATATTGGTCAGTCATACAACTATAACTTCTTTAATCCGAAAGTCGGACTTTACTACCAACTTAGCGAGAACCTAAATAGTTATGCCAGTTTTGCCATTGCCCATAAAGAGCCAAAAAGAACCGATTTTGTAGATGCTCCAAATGATCAGAAACCAACACCAGAAAAACTTGCTGACTGGGAGTTGGGGCTAGAAGGGAAGTTCCATAAATTTCAGTTTGGAGTTAACCTATATTACATGAACTATACAGACCAATTGGTAAATACTGGGAAACTGAACAATGTTGGTAGCACCATCATGATTAACACTCCCGATAGTTATAGAGCTGGGGTGGAGATCACTGCAGGAGCAAGAGTTTTTGATTGGATGGACCTAAGTGGAAATATCTCGTTATCTAAGAATAAGATTCAAGACTTTGTCTCCTACACAGACCAGTATGATGAAAATTGGGTGCCACTAGGGGAACAAAAGAGAGAGGACCTTGGAGAGACAGATATCGCTTACTCTCCAAATGTCGTAGGAAATATCATGGCTAAGTTCCATATCAATGACCAAATCTCTATCGATTGGATCTCTCAGTATGTAGGAAAACAATATTTGGACAACACCTCAAGCGAGGATCGAAAGTTAGATGCATATAGCTTTACAAACCTAAAAGCAACTTATGACTTTACGATTCGTCCATTAAAACAGTCATCCATATGGTTCCAAGCAAACAATATTTTCAATCAAAAATATGAAAGCAATGGATGGGTATATTCATACTATTTAGGCGGAGAACGTAATAATAGTATTGGACTCTATCCACAAGCAGGTGCAAACTGGGCTATTGGATTAACACTGAGATTGTAA
- a CDS encoding transposase — protein sequence MVELLTKHKTGILNWYKCHISTGPLEGINNKIKTLKRQAYSYRDLGFFMLKNKSNASRYIR from the coding sequence ATGGTAGAACTATTGACCAAGCACAAAACAGGAATTCTAAATTGGTACAAGTGCCATATCTCCACGGGGCCTTTAGAAGGAATAAATAACAAGATTAAAACCTTAAAAAGACAAGCATATAGCTATCGTGACCTAGGTTTTTTTATGTTAAAAAATAAAAGTAATGCATCAAGATATATACGCTAG
- the tnpB gene encoding IS66 family insertion sequence element accessory protein TnpB (TnpB, as the term is used for proteins encoded by IS66 family insertion elements, is considered an accessory protein, since TnpC, encoded by a neighboring gene, is a DDE family transposase.), with amino-acid sequence MFSISSNDRFYLYSEATDMRKSFDGLSGLVQNKIDANITSGDVFIFLNKRRTMMKLLKWERGGFVLFVKRLERGTFRPPEIKDLTSIHLEYTDLVLLIEGVLVKEYKRQKRYVI; translated from the coding sequence ATGTTTTCAATATCTTCAAATGATCGTTTTTACCTCTATTCTGAAGCAACAGATATGAGGAAAAGTTTTGATGGATTATCCGGATTGGTGCAGAATAAGATTGATGCCAATATTACTTCGGGTGATGTATTTATCTTTCTGAACAAACGTCGTACCATGATGAAATTACTTAAATGGGAAAGAGGTGGTTTTGTTCTTTTTGTGAAACGACTAGAGAGAGGAACCTTTAGACCTCCTGAAATAAAAGACTTAACATCAATTCATCTTGAGTACACTGATCTTGTCCTTCTTATAGAAGGTGTTCTTGTCAAAGAATATAAAAGACAAAAACGTTATGTTATTTAA